One genomic window of Vibrio mangrovi includes the following:
- a CDS encoding bifunctional 2-methylcitrate dehydratase/aconitate hydratase — MSQNVDFNQRQQPDALLVQIADYVDNQVIASQEAYQTARNCLIDTLGCGLLALRFPECTKHLGPTVPGMTVQHGARVPGTSHELDPVTAAFNIGCMIRWLDFNDTWLAAEWGHPSDNLGGILATADYLSRVAVSQGKAPLVMKDVLTAMIKAHEIQGVLALKNSFNRVGLDHVLLVRVASVAVVTKMLGGDRQQIIDALSQAWVDGCSLRTYRHAPNAGSRKSWAAGDATSRAVRLALITMKGEMGIPTVLSAPQWGYYDVLFKGEAFDIAQDFSSYVMENVLFKISFPAEFHAQTAVECAVGLHPQVKNRIDDIDRIEITTHESAIRIISKVGELANPADRDHCLQYMTAVPLLYGDLVAEHYEDSFHLGDPRIDQLRDKMVIQEDSRYSREYLEPDKRSIANAIQIFFKDGSQTEKVEVEYPIGHRRRREEGIPVLEKKFIRNLQTRFPQGRVDAITALCLDQAKLEQMPVDEFMTLFVIN, encoded by the coding sequence ATGAGTCAGAATGTAGATTTCAATCAACGGCAACAACCAGACGCGTTACTGGTTCAGATTGCCGATTATGTGGACAATCAAGTTATTGCATCACAGGAGGCTTATCAGACAGCGCGTAATTGTCTGATCGATACGCTGGGATGTGGTTTGCTTGCATTACGTTTTCCCGAATGTACTAAGCATTTAGGTCCTACAGTACCGGGAATGACTGTGCAGCATGGTGCCAGAGTTCCGGGGACATCTCATGAACTTGATCCGGTTACTGCAGCATTCAATATCGGTTGTATGATTCGCTGGCTTGATTTTAACGACACCTGGCTGGCAGCTGAGTGGGGGCATCCGTCTGACAATCTGGGGGGAATTCTGGCAACGGCTGATTATCTGAGCCGGGTTGCTGTTTCTCAGGGAAAAGCACCACTGGTGATGAAAGATGTCCTGACCGCGATGATCAAAGCCCATGAAATTCAGGGTGTTCTGGCATTGAAGAATAGCTTTAACCGAGTTGGCCTTGACCATGTACTCTTGGTACGTGTTGCGTCAGTTGCGGTTGTTACCAAGATGCTTGGCGGTGACCGGCAGCAAATCATTGATGCATTGTCTCAGGCTTGGGTTGATGGTTGTTCGCTCCGGACTTACCGTCATGCGCCGAATGCTGGATCCCGTAAATCATGGGCCGCCGGTGATGCAACCTCACGAGCGGTACGACTGGCGTTGATCACCATGAAAGGTGAGATGGGAATTCCGACAGTCCTTTCGGCACCGCAATGGGGGTATTACGACGTGCTGTTTAAAGGAGAGGCTTTTGATATTGCTCAGGACTTTTCCAGCTATGTCATGGAGAATGTACTGTTCAAAATTTCTTTTCCGGCAGAATTTCATGCTCAGACTGCCGTTGAATGTGCTGTCGGGTTACATCCACAGGTTAAGAACCGGATTGATGACATTGACCGGATTGAAATCACGACCCACGAGTCGGCAATCCGGATTATTTCTAAAGTCGGTGAACTGGCAAACCCGGCCGACAGGGATCACTGCCTGCAATACATGACAGCAGTACCGCTGCTGTATGGTGATTTGGTCGCCGAACATTACGAAGATAGCTTCCATCTCGGCGATCCCCGGATCGATCAGCTCCGGGATAAAATGGTGATTCAGGAAGATTCCCGCTACAGCCGGGAATATCTGGAACCCGATAAACGTTCAATTGCCAATGCGATTCAGATTTTCTTCAAGGATGGTTCACAGACTGAAAAAGTGGAAGTGGAATATCCGATTGGGCATCGTCGTCGCAGAGAAGAGGGAATTCCGGTTCTGGAGAAAAAATTTATCCGTAATTTGCAGACTCGTTTTCCACAGGGACGCGTCGATGCCATTACAGCATTGTGTCTGGATCAGGCAAAACTGGAGCAGATGCCGGTTGATGAATTCATGACACTGTTTGTGATCAATTAA
- a CDS encoding propionyl-CoA synthetase — translation MSTYEREYQFAKNHPEQFWAAKAEQLDWFQKPETILSRDENQIERWFPDGIMNTSWLALDYHCQQGRGERTALIYDSPATGARKQWCYRELRDDVAKVAGMLAARGVTQGDRVVIYMPMIPEAVMAMLACARLGAIHSVVFGGFAPNELAVRIEDAEPKVLITASCGIEFSKVIPYKPMVDKAIMDSRWKPEHVIVVQRPESPALLNKERDADWQVLFEGALPHECVPVRATDPLYILYTSGTTGKPKGVVRDNGGHAVAMKYSMSAIYHMPQDGVFWAASDVGWVVGHSYIVYGPLIHGCTTILYEGKPVRTPDPGAFWRVCDEYQVDVLFSAPTAFRAIKKEDPQGEFIRRYSLERLQAIFMAGERLDPPTLEWVQSHTHKPVIDHWWQTETGWAISGNPLGIEPMPVKPGSSTKATPGYVVEILDEQGQHQPCCQQGYVALKRPLPPGCLPTVWRNHDRFESGYLSQFPGYYVSGDGGYIDEDGYLFIMGRIDDVINVAGHRLSTGEMEEVVGSHPAVAECAVVGIHDELKGQLPLGLVVLKNGTKMDIHQLESELIGQVREQIGAIACFHHAVVVERLPKTRSGKILRRVIRQIADGENYTVPSTIDDPASLSELENTLHHQKSG, via the coding sequence ATGTCTACATATGAACGAGAATATCAATTTGCCAAAAATCATCCTGAGCAGTTCTGGGCCGCAAAGGCTGAGCAACTGGACTGGTTTCAAAAGCCTGAGACTATTCTCAGCCGGGATGAAAATCAGATCGAACGCTGGTTCCCTGACGGTATCATGAATACGTCCTGGCTGGCCTTAGATTATCACTGCCAGCAGGGACGGGGAGAACGGACGGCGCTGATTTATGATTCTCCGGCAACCGGTGCCCGGAAACAGTGGTGTTACCGGGAATTGCGGGATGATGTCGCGAAAGTTGCCGGGATGCTGGCAGCCAGAGGAGTGACGCAGGGTGATCGGGTGGTTATCTATATGCCGATGATTCCGGAAGCAGTGATGGCCATGCTCGCCTGTGCCCGTCTCGGAGCGATCCATTCTGTTGTGTTTGGTGGCTTTGCACCGAATGAATTGGCCGTCAGAATCGAAGATGCTGAGCCGAAAGTGTTGATCACAGCTTCATGCGGGATTGAGTTCAGTAAGGTCATTCCCTACAAGCCGATGGTTGATAAAGCGATTATGGATAGTCGCTGGAAGCCCGAGCATGTGATTGTCGTACAACGCCCGGAGTCTCCGGCTCTGCTGAATAAAGAAAGAGATGCGGACTGGCAAGTATTATTTGAGGGTGCATTACCACATGAATGTGTCCCGGTACGGGCGACGGATCCGCTGTATATCCTCTATACATCCGGAACCACCGGGAAACCGAAAGGTGTGGTGCGGGATAATGGCGGACACGCCGTGGCAATGAAATACTCGATGTCGGCAATTTATCACATGCCGCAGGATGGTGTTTTCTGGGCGGCTTCCGATGTTGGCTGGGTTGTCGGTCACTCTTATATTGTCTATGGACCGCTGATCCATGGTTGTACAACCATTCTCTATGAAGGCAAGCCGGTCCGGACACCGGATCCGGGCGCTTTCTGGCGGGTTTGCGATGAATATCAGGTTGATGTTCTGTTTTCTGCACCAACAGCGTTCAGGGCGATCAAGAAAGAAGATCCGCAGGGAGAGTTTATCCGCCGTTATTCGCTGGAGCGCCTGCAAGCAATTTTTATGGCCGGAGAGCGTCTTGATCCACCGACGCTTGAGTGGGTTCAGTCTCATACCCATAAACCGGTGATCGACCACTGGTGGCAGACTGAAACTGGCTGGGCAATTTCCGGTAATCCGCTGGGAATTGAACCAATGCCGGTAAAACCGGGCTCGTCAACTAAAGCGACACCGGGTTATGTAGTTGAAATTCTCGACGAGCAGGGGCAGCATCAGCCATGTTGTCAGCAAGGGTATGTTGCGCTCAAGCGTCCTTTGCCTCCGGGATGTCTGCCAACCGTCTGGCGTAATCATGATCGGTTTGAGTCAGGTTATCTCAGCCAGTTTCCGGGTTACTATGTCTCCGGTGATGGCGGATATATCGATGAAGACGGTTATCTGTTTATCATGGGCAGAATCGACGATGTTATCAATGTTGCCGGACACCGTTTATCCACAGGAGAAATGGAAGAAGTCGTCGGGTCACATCCGGCGGTTGCCGAGTGTGCTGTTGTCGGGATTCACGATGAACTGAAAGGGCAGTTGCCTCTCGGACTGGTTGTACTGAAAAACGGAACGAAAATGGATATACACCAACTGGAGTCGGAACTGATCGGGCAGGTCAGGGAACAGATTGGAGCCATTGCCTGTTTTCACCATGCGGTTGTGGTTGAGCGATTGCCGAAAACCCGTTCCGGAAAGATTCTGCGTCGGGTGATCCGGCAGATTGCCGACGGGGAAAACTATACGGTTCCTTCTACCATTGATGACCCGGCAAGTTTGTCTGAGCTGGAGAATACATTGCATCATCAGAAAAGCGGATGA